GCTGAGGAATTTGCGAAGGAATTTTTCCCGCGTTTTTCTGTCGGTCATCACTTCCAGAAGACGATCGGCGAGAACCTCCGGGGCGACCATCTTGTAAGTGCCGTCGCGAATCTGGCGGGTGAGTTCCTCGAGTCGCTGCATCCGGGCGAGCTTCGCCTGGTCAAGCAGTCCCGGCGAGGGGGTTTCGGCAAGGCCGGAAGGCCGGGAAAGCGTGAAGCTGTCCGGCTCGTTTTTGGACTTGAGAGTTTTGTCGAAGGAGTCGCCCTTCGTCTTGTCGGCGGCATCCTTCGGCTTGGAATGCGTGATGATGATGGTTTTCCCACCGGGACCCTTGATCGAGTCGACCATAACCTGAAACTCCCTTGTACATCCATGTCGTGTGGGCATTTTTTGCCCTATCTACAAAAAATATCGGCACATCCAGCCGAAAAGTTTACAGGTGAAAATTTCCCGGAAAAATTCCGGACCGATGCCCGGGAGGAGATATCCCGCAGATCGCGATCATTCCTGAATCCGGGCGCGAGATTCTCAGGGTGTAGGCGGTGGATGCCGATAGTGGAAAGGAAGAGAATATACGCGGTTCACGGAGGCAAACGATGTCCAGGCGACTCTGGTCCATACTGCTCATCATGGGCGGATTCAGCATCCTGTCGGCCCAGTCGGATGTTCTTTTGCAATCCGTTTCGGCGGCCGGTGGGCGCAATGCCAGGGAAGCATATCTCGAGCAGTTTCAGGCCGGCGAATCCGCCATGGCGGCGCGGCGATATGATGCCGCCATACGGAGTTACCAGGCGGCGCTCGCCATCCAGGGCGAGCAGGTGCGGCCGAGATTCCGGCTTGCCCAGGCGCTCGTGGAGTCGGGCCGGGCGGCCGAAAGTCTGCCTCATTTCGAACGCCTGCTGGCGCAGGCGCCCCAGAACATCCCGGCGCGTATTCTGCTCTCGCGGGCGTTGATCGATACCGGCCGCGGGGCGGAAGCGGCCCGCCATCTCGAATGGATTCTCCAGGTTCAGCCAGGACATGCCGAAGCGGCTTCCCTGCTGGCAGCGTGCGGTACGGCCGGCAAGCCGGCCGCGGCCATGGCGCCTGCCCGGGCGGCCGCAGGGGGCGCGACGGCCCCTCGCGTGGCGGTTGCCGGCGGGGTTGATGCGGATGCCGCGTTCCCGACGGTGACGGTGGCGGCCGGTGCCGGTCAGCGCGCACCCGCCGCGGGATTCCAGCCTCTCTCCCAGAACGAGCCTCAGGGCGGAAAACAGCAGCGACCGAAGTCCGGAGCAACGACGCGCGAATTCATTCCTGCGGGCTTTGAACCCCTTCCCGTCCAGAAGGCTGCGGCGGTGCCCGAAGAAGAGGCGCCTGTTCCGGCAAAAAGCGTTTCGGCTGGGGAAATCAGGAGACCCCCAGCGATGGAGCTTCCACCGGATGCCTCGAATGTCGACGGGTGGCGCGTTTCCGACTTTATGCAGGCGGCGAGCGGCTCTCTGCCCGTCGTTCTCGGGTATGCCACCTACTGTATCGAGAAAGACGACCTGAAGAAGGCCGATGAGTATCTTGACCGCGCCGAGGGACTGGCCATCGAGCTCCGACAGACGAAGCGGTTCCTCGAGGTGCAGATCCACAAGAGCCTGGTCACCCTGTACAAAGCGGATATCGACGGGTTCGGCCGGCAGCTGATCAAGGTGAAGCCCCTGCTGTCGAAGCAGACGTATCTCTCGTTCCTCGACATCTACAACAAGACCCGGACGGCGACGGGGCCGGTCGACGTGGCCCGCATCGTCGCAGGCGTGGCGATGGGGGCCGAGCATTACGCCGTCGCCGCGCGCATCCTGAAGGAAGTCGTCCAGGTGCTGCCGGACGATCTGCTCGCCGCGAACCTGCTCTCGGAGGCCCAGCTCGAGTGCCGTGACTTTGCCGGCGCCGAGCGGACGCTGATCGGCATGACGCGGCGGTTCCCCAACGATGCCGAGGCGCACTTCAATCTCGCCCGGTTCTACCTGACGGCGCGGTTCATGCCCGAAGCCGCGAAGGCGAGCCTGGAAACGGCGGCCCGGCTGCGTCCCGGGGACCCGCGCGTGACCGTCGTTTCAGCTCTTCTCGAGTATGCGCAGGGAGATCTCCAGGCCGGTCTGGCGAGGTTGAAGAAGGCGCTGCCGGGCATCAAGGATTCGTCGATGCGGGCGATCTCCCAGCGAATCATCGCCGACGGCGAGGCAGCCAGCCGCCCCGGCGGCCCGGCGATCGATTTCGCCGGACTGCTCGCTCTGCCGGGAAGCCCGGCCGCCACGCCCGAGGCGGTGAACCTGATCGGCGAGCGGTATCTGAAGCGGGGCTCGTATTTTTCCGCCCTGCGCTGCTACATGGAAACCCGTGATCTGGCTGAGATCGGCCGCGGATACCTCGCGATCGCATCCAGCCTTGCCGCCGCCGGCGAAAAGCAGGCTTCGGCCGCGGCCGCCGGCTTCGGCATCAACGCCCTCCGGGAAGCCATCCGCCAGAATCCGCAGTCGGCGCGGTCGCATCTCTATCTCGCCCTCTATCATTTCGAGCGGCGTCAGATCGGCCAGGCCCGGGCCGCGGCGAACGCGGGACTTTCGACCGGCGTCGGGGGCGACACCCAGCGGCAGTTGCGGGCTCTCCTGGACACCATGCGCGGGTAACCGGAATCTCTGAAGGCGGCGGGCAGAGGCCTTGCCGCCTGTTTCCCCCGTACGAACGTCTTGTTGCAATTTCCCGGCGGCTCTCGCTATAATCGTCGGAAGCGTAAAGACCGCAATTCACCCGGAGGACTCTTGGAATGTCCAAAACGATTTTGGTGGCTGAAGACTCCCTCATGCTCCGCAAGGTGGCTTGTTTTCCCTTGGAAAAAGCCGGCTACAAGGTGCTCGAGGCAAACAACGGGATCGAGGCCATCGAGGCCATGTCGAAGGCCGAGGTCGACCTGATCATCACCGACCTCAACATGCCTGGAATGGACGGCTTCGAACTGATCACGCAGGTGAAGGAAAACGAGAAGTTCAAGCATATTCCGATCATCATCCTTACGACGGAAGGCAAGAGGGACATGGTCATGAAGGGTCTCACCCTCGGGGCCAACTCGTTCCTTCAGAAGCCGATCAAGCCCGACCTCATGCTGCAGGAGGTCGATCGACTGGTGAATAAAAAAGCAGGAACCCCGGGAAAGGGGGACAAGTAAATGACCACCCCCTATGCGTCGATTCTCGAAAAACTTCATGATACCGATGCCGCCGTTCGCCGGCGCGCCGTGCGCGATCTTCGGCCGTACGCCGAGAAGGACGTCGCTGAGGCGCTGTGCGAGGCCCTGGGCGATCCCAACAAGGGCGTTCAGAATACGGCCCTCGAAGTGCTTTCGTCGATGAGGCACCCGGTCGTCATCCAGGCGCTTCTGCCCGTGATTCGCGGCTCCGACCTGAACATGCGCAACGCCGGCATGACGATCCTGAAGAATTATGGTTCCATGGCCGTGCCGCACCTGGTCAAGGCGATCGAGAGCGCCGGCGACATCGACGAAGTCATCCAGATTCTCGTCGTTTTCGGGAACATCGGCTCGTTCACCGCGACCGAGGTGGTTCTCAAATACGTCGCACACGACGACGACAACGTGAAGACGACGGCCGTCGAGGCACTCGGCAAGATCCAGGATCCGAAGGCGGTCAAGACCCTGGTGAATACGTATCATCAGACGGACGTCCTCAAGTATTCGATCGTTGACGCCCTCGGAAACATCGCCGTGAAGGACGCCTTCCCGGTCGTCAGCAACTCGATCGAGTCGGAAGACGTGCTCGAGTATTTCTCCGGCATCGGCGCCATGGGTGCGATGGAAGATCCCGCCTGTGTCGAGCCCCTGTTCAAGAAACTCCTCAAGGAAGAGGACGCGGGAACCCGGCGCCTCATCCTCAAGTCGCTCGCGCAGATCGAGGACGTGAATCCCGGGGCGCTCGAGAAGCTTGACAAGAAGGCGCTTCTGCCGCTCCTGCTGAACCTGCTCGAGAACCGGGATGCGGCCGAATACGTCCATATGGTGCGCATCGCCGCCGCCATCAAGGACCCGGCCTGTATCCAGGCGCTGCTCGTCGCTCTCGAAAGCTCCGAGGCGGAGATCGCCGACACGGCGTTCCGGGGTCTGCTGGCGCTCGGGAAGGACGTCGTGAAGCCCGCGCTCGAAGCGGTTGTGAAGGCTTTGGCGCCCGTCGCCATCAGGATCATGGAAATTCTGGAGCGGGTGCCGGCTCCCGAAGTTCCGGCGGTTCTGGCGCAGTTCACGAAGAACTCCGACGATGCGGTTCGCCAGACGCTCGCCCGCACGCTCGGCGCGATGCCGTCCGACGCATCGCTCAACGCGCTGAAGGAACTCCTCGCCGACGTCGACGAGATCGTTCGGCGCAACGCCGTTTTCAGCCTGCGCCGCATGCTGACCTTCGACGGCGTGGTTCCGGCGCTGATCGGGTGTTTCAAGGATATCAACGGCCACGTCCGGCGCGAGGCCGCGTTCGCCCTGAAGGGCGTGAGCTCGCCCGAGGTCGTCGAACCGCTGATGAATCTGCTCAGCACCGATCCGTACGGCGACGTCCGGGAAGCGGCCGCGGCGGTTCTTGCGGCCCGCAAGGACGCGGAGATTACGCGCAGGCTGCTCGAGATGCTCGACAGCGACAACTCCCGCATCCGGGAGACGATCACGAAGACCATCTGGCAGTGCAGTTCGGCCCTGGCGGTCGACTCGCTCATCCAGAAGCTGGGCGACAAGGAGTGGCGCGTCGTCGTCAACGCCTGTCAGTCGCTCGAGAACATGAAGGATCTCAAGTCCATCTTCCCGCTGAAGGAGCTTCTCAAGCACGATGACTGGCAGATCCGCATCGCCGCGCTTTCCGCTCTGCGCGCCTTCCGCAGCAAGGAACTGAAGCAGTTCTTCATCCCGCTGATCGGCGATACCAACGTGAACGTGGCGAAACTCGCCGTGGTCGCTCTTTCCGAACTCGAAGACCGGTCGCTCGACGACACGTTCAGGCAGTATCTCGACCATGCCCGCTGGGAGGTCCGATACCAGATCGTCAAGGCCCTCGGCAGGATCAAGAGCCAGAAAGCCGTCGACATGCTGATCCGGACCGCCGAATCGGATGCCAACAACGGCGTCCGGGCGAAAGCCCTGCTGGCCCTGGCCCGCATCAGCGACCGGAAGGCCGTGAACGTGGCGCTGAGCCTGCTGGACCACCCCGACCGCGATCTCAACATCGCTGCCGTGAAGTTCTTCCTCACCTTTGAAAATCCCCAGGTCCCCGACCTGGAGGCGAAGCTCAAGGCGCTGTTCCTGGCGAATCCCTGGATCAAGCGGTATTTCCTCGCGGCGTTCAGCCTGAACAAGTGCCCCCTGCTCGGGGGCATCCTGAACGAGGTCGCGACCCCGCGCGAAGTTCGGCGCATGGCAAAGGCCGCCGAGGCGAAGGGCGACGGAAACGCCATGACGGTCGAGGAAGCCGTCCTGCTGCGGGATATCGTCGCGGAAAAGGGCGGCATCTGGCTGCCGGATCAGAAGGCCCTCGAAAAAGCCCTGGAGCGCAACCTGGGCAAGTTCTACATCACATCGTGGATGGAATATTATCACGCCCTGCGGTACGGCAACGACGACCAGAACCTGTTCATCTCGCTCTACGACACCGTTACGGATCCGCGGACCGGCTTCTTCGCCGAGCCCGATCAGAACAAGGTCCTGATCAAGACCGTCATCCCGGAACTCGTCGAAGAGCGGGCGAAAGCCGGCCAGAAAAACCTGCGCATCCTGTCGATCGGCTGTTCCTACGGCCCCGAGACGTATTCGCTGGCCATGCACATCCTCGAAGACATCCACACCGACCGCGTCAAGATCTCGGTGACCGGCATCGACGTTTCGCACATCTGCCTGAACACCGCCAAGCGCGGCATCTTCAAGCGCGAGATCATGCGGCACGTCGACCGGAAATATATCGATGTCTATTTCGAGGACGACCGCGGCGACCTCCGCGTGAAGGACGACGTGAAGAACCTCGTCGAGTTCAAATACACGAACGCCGCCTCGACGGCCGAGATGGAAGACCTCGGCTCGTTCGACGTCATCGTCTGCCGCAACGTCTTCTCCGCCTTCTCGCTAGAGCAGAAGGAACATCTCGCCGAAAACATCTACAACATCCTCGCCCCCGGCGGCGCGCTGTTGATCGGTTCCCGCGAGACCCTCTACAACGTGACCAAAGCCTTCCGCCTCCAGACCTACGAGAAGGTCGTCATCTACCGGAAAATGTAGGATATCGGCGTCGATACAAGACGGGCGGGCCTTCGGGTCCGCCCGTTCTCTTTGGCGTGTGTTCCCCGGAAAACGAGAACTCCGGAAAACATGCCCGGGTTGGACGTGATACCATCGAGGGACACATGATCCTCAAGGAGAATGCCATGGCGACGAAGAATGTTTTTGCCGGAGATCTGATCGATTTCATCGATGCGAGTCCGACCGCGTTTCATGCCGTCGAGACGTGCGCAAAGCGTCTGAAAAAAGCCGGATTCGAGGAACTCGACGAAGGCGACGCGTGGAAGCTGAAAAAAGGCGGAAAGTATTATATCAAAAAAAATAATTCCGCGCTGCTCGCGTTCGTCGCGGGGCGTGGAAGTCCGGCCGAGACGGGGTTCCGGATCGTCGGCACCCATACGGACACCCCGTGTTTCCGCGTGAAGCCGACGCCCGAGATGACGTCGGAAGAGGCATACGTCAAACTGAACACCGAGGTCTACGGCGGGCCGATCCTCAGCACCTGGATGGACCGCCCGCTGTCGATGGCCGGCCGCGTCGTCCTCGCGGGCCGCGATCCGCTGCAGCCAAAGGAAGTGCTGGTCGATTTCCGGCGTCCGGTGGCGATCGTCCCGAACCTGGCGATCCACATGAACCGCGAGGTGAACGAAGGGGTGAAGCTGAACCGGCAGGTCGACATGCTTCCGCTGATCGGCCAGACGGGCGAGAAGTTCGAGAAAAAGGGCTTTTTCGTCAAGCTGCTGGCGCAGGAAATGAAGGTAAAACCGGCCGAGATCCTCGATTACGACATGTTCCTGTACGAGCCCGGCGTCGGCTGTTTCGTCGGCCTCGAGCAGGAGTTTATCTCGGCTCCGCGGCTCGACAACCTCGCCTCGACCCACGCGGCCCTCGAAGCTCTGGTCTCGGCCGGGGCCGGGAAGGCGACGACCGTGCTGGCCGCGTTCGATAACGAGGAAGTAGGCAGTTCGACCAAGCAGGGAGCCGGCTCGCCGATGCTCGCGACCCTGCTGGAACGCATCGTGACGTCGTTCGGCGGAAACCGCGAAGAGTATTTCCGGGCGGCGGCCCGCTCGGTCCTGGTCTCTGCCGACGCCGCGCACGCCGTTCATCCGAACAAGGGCGAGAAGTGCGATCCGACCAATCGGGTGATGCTCAACCGCGGCCCGGCGATCAAAGTGGCGGCCAGCCAGAGTTACACAACCGACGCACCCTCCGCGGCCATGTTCGAAACCCTGTGTCGCACGGCGAAGGTGCCGGTCCAGCGGTTCCTCAACCGGTCCGACGAGCGCGGCGGCTCGACGATCGGGCCGATTTCGTCGGCCCATCTCGACATACGGGCCGTCGACGTCGGTATTCCGCTCCTTTCGATGCATTCGATTCGCGAGCTCGCCGGCGCTCACGATCCCGAGTATTTCATGAAGGCGATGCGCGAGTTCTACCGGGCCTGAGAAACGACGGAGCGGGGCGGGCATTTCGCCCGCCCCGCCCGATCCAGCCGCCGGAACGGACAGCATTTCAGACCGTTCGTTCGCGTTCCGGCTTTCCCGCTCCCTTTCGCAGTGCCCCGAAAGATCGGGTCAGATCTTCGTCAGCGCCGCTTCTTGTCACCGTCCCGGCGAAGGGCGTCTCCGGATTCGGAGGATTCGCCTTCCGAAACGGTGAGTATCCACGCATCCTGACCGGTGCCGCCGCCGGCGATATCATGCTCGCCGCGCGGCGAGCCGGCGCCGACGGCCCGAACCCTGCCGTCGCCGAGATCGTAGGCGTCATACCCGGCGTCCGTATCGCGACCGCCGAGGCAGCGCTGCCAGAGCAGACCGCCCTCGCCGTCGACCGCGAGGAGCCAGACGTCCGAACTGTTGCCGTGCAGGCCGCTGACGTCGCCCGAGGCGTTCGCCGACGAGGTGGTGCCGATACAGATGAAATTCCCGTCCGCCATCGGCTTGATCGAGCGCAGACAATCGTCGGCCCATCCGCCGAATACCTTGTTCCAGAGCATGTGGCCGGTCGAATCGATATCGAGCACCCAGGCGTCGTCGCCGCCGAGATGGTCGCGGCTCGACGCGTTGTACGAGCGCGACATGCCCGCGATGAGGTAGGTGCCGTCGGCCGCCGCGGCGATCCCGTAGCCGACATCCTCCTCCCAGCCGCCGAAATCCGACTGCCAGGCAATCGTGCCGTCGGCTGCGACTTTCACGGCAAGTACGTTTCCCAGGCCGTTCGTCTGGAGGTCGACGTCTTCGACCGTCGGAAGCCGATCCAGGCGGCCGACCGCGACGAAGCCGTCGTCGATGCCCCGGATGACGTCGAAAGCCATGTCGTCGCCCTTGCCGCCGACGCAGGCCTGCCAGAGCAGGTTGCCCGCGTCGTCGATGCGGATCAGCCAAGCGTCGCTGCCTCCGTGGTTTCCTCGCACGTCCCCGTCCGTCGACGAGGTGGCCCCGGCGATGACGAAACTGCCGTCCGAGGCGGTGACCACGCTGAAGCCGAAATCCTCGAGGCTGCCGCCGAACGCCTTCTGCCAGCGGATATTCCCCGAAGCGTCGAGCCGCACCGCCCAGAGGTCGTTACAACCGTGATATCCCGAGACGTCGCCCTGCGGCGAGCCGGTCGAGCCGACGACGAGCGAGCTTCCGTCGGCGAGCACGACGAGATCGCAGGCTTCGTCGTTCTCGACGCCTCCGAACGTCTTCTTCCATTCCTGGGCTCC
This region of Candidatus Ozemobacteraceae bacterium genomic DNA includes:
- a CDS encoding response regulator; this translates as MSKTILVAEDSLMLRKVACFPLEKAGYKVLEANNGIEAIEAMSKAEVDLIITDLNMPGMDGFELITQVKENEKFKHIPIIILTTEGKRDMVMKGLTLGANSFLQKPIKPDLMLQEVDRLVNKKAGTPGKGDK
- a CDS encoding tetratricopeptide repeat protein translates to MSRRLWSILLIMGGFSILSAQSDVLLQSVSAAGGRNAREAYLEQFQAGESAMAARRYDAAIRSYQAALAIQGEQVRPRFRLAQALVESGRAAESLPHFERLLAQAPQNIPARILLSRALIDTGRGAEAARHLEWILQVQPGHAEAASLLAACGTAGKPAAAMAPARAAAGGATAPRVAVAGGVDADAAFPTVTVAAGAGQRAPAAGFQPLSQNEPQGGKQQRPKSGATTREFIPAGFEPLPVQKAAAVPEEEAPVPAKSVSAGEIRRPPAMELPPDASNVDGWRVSDFMQAASGSLPVVLGYATYCIEKDDLKKADEYLDRAEGLAIELRQTKRFLEVQIHKSLVTLYKADIDGFGRQLIKVKPLLSKQTYLSFLDIYNKTRTATGPVDVARIVAGVAMGAEHYAVAARILKEVVQVLPDDLLAANLLSEAQLECRDFAGAERTLIGMTRRFPNDAEAHFNLARFYLTARFMPEAAKASLETAARLRPGDPRVTVVSALLEYAQGDLQAGLARLKKALPGIKDSSMRAISQRIIADGEAASRPGGPAIDFAGLLALPGSPAATPEAVNLIGERYLKRGSYFSALRCYMETRDLAEIGRGYLAIASSLAAAGEKQASAAAAGFGINALREAIRQNPQSARSHLYLALYHFERRQIGQARAAANAGLSTGVGGDTQRQLRALLDTMRG
- a CDS encoding flagellar biosynthesis anti-sigma factor FlgM, producing MVDSIKGPGGKTIIITHSKPKDAADKTKGDSFDKTLKSKNEPDSFTLSRPSGLAETPSPGLLDQAKLARMQRLEELTRQIRDGTYKMVAPEVLADRLLEVMTDRKTREKFLRKFLSDEAELARSKGKPLSELDMKKLIFMVKNSADEEFNDPELEELLKEFS
- a CDS encoding HEAT repeat domain-containing protein — encoded protein: MTTPYASILEKLHDTDAAVRRRAVRDLRPYAEKDVAEALCEALGDPNKGVQNTALEVLSSMRHPVVIQALLPVIRGSDLNMRNAGMTILKNYGSMAVPHLVKAIESAGDIDEVIQILVVFGNIGSFTATEVVLKYVAHDDDNVKTTAVEALGKIQDPKAVKTLVNTYHQTDVLKYSIVDALGNIAVKDAFPVVSNSIESEDVLEYFSGIGAMGAMEDPACVEPLFKKLLKEEDAGTRRLILKSLAQIEDVNPGALEKLDKKALLPLLLNLLENRDAAEYVHMVRIAAAIKDPACIQALLVALESSEAEIADTAFRGLLALGKDVVKPALEAVVKALAPVAIRIMEILERVPAPEVPAVLAQFTKNSDDAVRQTLARTLGAMPSDASLNALKELLADVDEIVRRNAVFSLRRMLTFDGVVPALIGCFKDINGHVRREAAFALKGVSSPEVVEPLMNLLSTDPYGDVREAAAAVLAARKDAEITRRLLEMLDSDNSRIRETITKTIWQCSSALAVDSLIQKLGDKEWRVVVNACQSLENMKDLKSIFPLKELLKHDDWQIRIAALSALRAFRSKELKQFFIPLIGDTNVNVAKLAVVALSELEDRSLDDTFRQYLDHARWEVRYQIVKALGRIKSQKAVDMLIRTAESDANNGVRAKALLALARISDRKAVNVALSLLDHPDRDLNIAAVKFFLTFENPQVPDLEAKLKALFLANPWIKRYFLAAFSLNKCPLLGGILNEVATPREVRRMAKAAEAKGDGNAMTVEEAVLLRDIVAEKGGIWLPDQKALEKALERNLGKFYITSWMEYYHALRYGNDDQNLFISLYDTVTDPRTGFFAEPDQNKVLIKTVIPELVEERAKAGQKNLRILSIGCSYGPETYSLAMHILEDIHTDRVKISVTGIDVSHICLNTAKRGIFKREIMRHVDRKYIDVYFEDDRGDLRVKDDVKNLVEFKYTNAASTAEMEDLGSFDVIVCRNVFSAFSLEQKEHLAENIYNILAPGGALLIGSRETLYNVTKAFRLQTYEKVVIYRKM
- a CDS encoding M18 family aminopeptidase; translated protein: MATKNVFAGDLIDFIDASPTAFHAVETCAKRLKKAGFEELDEGDAWKLKKGGKYYIKKNNSALLAFVAGRGSPAETGFRIVGTHTDTPCFRVKPTPEMTSEEAYVKLNTEVYGGPILSTWMDRPLSMAGRVVLAGRDPLQPKEVLVDFRRPVAIVPNLAIHMNREVNEGVKLNRQVDMLPLIGQTGEKFEKKGFFVKLLAQEMKVKPAEILDYDMFLYEPGVGCFVGLEQEFISAPRLDNLASTHAALEALVSAGAGKATTVLAAFDNEEVGSSTKQGAGSPMLATLLERIVTSFGGNREEYFRAAARSVLVSADAAHAVHPNKGEKCDPTNRVMLNRGPAIKVAASQSYTTDAPSAAMFETLCRTAKVPVQRFLNRSDERGGSTIGPISSAHLDIRAVDVGIPLLSMHSIRELAGAHDPEYFMKAMREFYRA